One part of the Leucobacter triazinivorans genome encodes these proteins:
- the cydC gene encoding thiol reductant ABC exporter subunit CydC — translation MSATRTTVRSPRRAVLARAMPDRRRRLPGLLLGVLSDVCVVGLLGLSMWLIVRAAEQPPILHLTFAIVGVRALAIGRAAFRYAERLFSHDAALAQLASLRAQTFDALVPRVPGAIESHRRGEVLAAFVDDVDQLQDEPLRVRQPLIVSAVVVALSVVLVSLISPLGGAVLLAMLLLSGGVSVLLAGRMAGAYDRDLSEARAALVDALLERFAAAEVLAAYGALPQQRRRIDAAEQRLSAVQVRRSRSTGLTGALLALGAGLASLLVFALLLPQLDTAGLSAPLFAAVVVVPAAVFEVFAQVPAAIAARRAVAASADRVAALTGAALPSELVVDPVVDPVASDADASQRFDDSQARLAHADPSAPLIAVRDLAVRHPGAARDAVQGVGFALRAGETLVVTGESGAGKSTLALALVRFLAYRGSYRLRGIEADQLSAVAVRREVGLCEQTPHLFDADLRQNLKFARETATDDELLAVLDRVGLGEWARDRGGLDAPVGEHGSLVSGGQAQRIALARAILADFPVVVLDEPTAGVDRELADRLIVDLLGAVPADRAVILITHTDLPPGITATRLRL, via the coding sequence ATGAGCGCCACGAGAACCACTGTCCGTTCGCCGCGTCGCGCGGTGCTCGCGCGTGCGATGCCCGATCGCCGGCGTCGCCTGCCCGGGCTCCTGCTCGGCGTGCTGTCCGACGTCTGCGTGGTCGGCCTCCTCGGCCTCAGCATGTGGCTGATCGTACGGGCCGCCGAGCAGCCCCCGATCCTGCACCTCACCTTCGCGATCGTGGGCGTGCGCGCGCTCGCGATCGGCCGCGCCGCATTCCGGTATGCGGAGCGGCTGTTCAGCCACGATGCCGCACTCGCGCAGCTCGCCTCGCTGCGGGCGCAGACGTTCGATGCGCTGGTGCCCCGCGTGCCGGGGGCGATCGAGTCGCACCGGCGCGGAGAGGTGCTCGCGGCGTTCGTCGACGATGTGGACCAGCTGCAGGACGAGCCGCTGCGCGTGCGTCAACCCCTGATCGTGAGCGCGGTCGTCGTCGCACTCAGCGTCGTCCTGGTGTCGCTCATCTCGCCGCTGGGGGGCGCGGTGCTCCTGGCCATGCTGCTGCTCTCCGGGGGCGTGTCCGTGCTGCTCGCAGGGCGCATGGCCGGTGCGTACGACCGGGATCTCAGCGAGGCCCGCGCGGCCCTCGTCGATGCGCTGCTCGAGCGCTTCGCCGCGGCAGAGGTGCTCGCCGCATACGGCGCGCTGCCGCAGCAGCGGCGCCGGATCGACGCCGCGGAGCAGCGTCTCTCGGCGGTGCAGGTGCGGCGGTCGCGCTCGACCGGGCTGACCGGGGCGCTGCTCGCGCTGGGGGCCGGCCTCGCCTCGCTGCTGGTCTTCGCCCTGCTGCTGCCGCAGCTGGACACCGCGGGCCTGTCCGCTCCGCTCTTCGCGGCGGTCGTGGTCGTGCCGGCCGCCGTGTTCGAGGTGTTCGCCCAGGTGCCCGCCGCCATCGCCGCCCGACGGGCTGTCGCGGCGAGCGCCGATCGCGTGGCGGCGCTCACCGGCGCGGCGCTGCCGAGCGAGCTGGTGGTCGATCCGGTGGTCGATCCTGTGGCGTCCGACGCCGATGCATCCCAACGGTTCGACGATTCGCAGGCGCGTCTTGCGCACGCGGACCCGTCGGCGCCGCTCATCGCGGTGCGGGATCTGGCCGTCCGTCACCCCGGTGCCGCGCGCGACGCGGTGCAGGGCGTCGGTTTCGCACTGCGTGCCGGCGAGACCCTCGTCGTGACCGGGGAGAGCGGGGCAGGCAAGAGCACCCTCGCACTCGCGCTGGTGCGCTTTCTCGCGTACCGGGGCTCGTACCGGCTGCGCGGCATCGAGGCCGATCAGCTGTCGGCGGTCGCGGTGCGCCGCGAGGTCGGACTCTGCGAGCAGACCCCGCACCTCTTCGACGCCGATCTGCGTCAGAACCTCAAGTTCGCGCGCGAGACCGCGACCGACGACGAGCTGCTCGCGGTGCTCGACCGGGTGGGGCTCGGGGAGTGGGCGCGGGATCGCGGCGGCCTCGACGCGCCGGTCGGCGAGCACGGGTCGCTCGTCTCGGGCGGGCAGGCGCAGCGCATCGCGCTCGCGCGCGCGATCCTCGCCGACTTTCCGGTGGTGGTGCTCGACGAGCCCACCGCGGGCGTGGACCGGGAACTCGCCGATCGGCTGATCGTCGATCTCCTCGGCGCGGTGCCCGCCGACCGGGCGGTGATCCTCATCACGCACACGGATCTGCCGCCGGGGATCACGGCGACTCGTCTTCGGCTCTGA
- the cydD gene encoding thiol reductant ABC exporter subunit CydD has product MKPFDPRLLRHARAARGVLLAGALLGVLRTLAILVWSWCLAQALTTVMLPVLGGAGGAAGRIPEGAYARDALPWLVGGAFAALCVRSAASWGMDAVAARGAVRVKAQLRAAALDALDARSPLRDAGAAQDAGSAPAAGSAPAAGAAPAAGADPAASSAAGLATVLGRGLDALDGYFSGYLPQLILTAIATPLLVAAVLLADPVSGVTVLIVFPVIPLFMILIGLATQAVQDRQWAQLQRLSTAFLDVVSGLATLKIFGREQRQSARIARETDEYRSRTMKVLRVTFLSGFVLDLAGTFSIALVAVTVGTRLVNGEFPLGLGLFVLLLLPEVFIPIRQVGAAFHASTEGLAASGRVFAIIEDGADPSPGPGVHAAPGPGVHAAPGPGVHAAPGRDPDSRRALSAGATENGISGQMRAESVIRFDEVSVSRGGRRVVGPVTFDVAAGEVVALSGPSGAGKSTLLAALLGFVPVAQGRISLAGEAAWSGQRAGLLQGTIAENVALGSGRPDPELVRRALIAAGLPDADPDRTLGASGSGLSGGQAQRVSIARALYRAWTRDACALLLDEPSSALDAAAEAILCRALRSEADAGRAVLVVSHRRALLAAADRVVRIEAPARVEAGA; this is encoded by the coding sequence ATGAAGCCTTTCGACCCGCGGCTCCTGCGCCACGCGCGCGCCGCCCGCGGCGTGCTGCTCGCGGGCGCCCTCCTGGGAGTGCTGCGCACACTCGCCATCCTCGTCTGGAGCTGGTGTCTCGCGCAGGCGCTCACGACCGTGATGCTCCCGGTGCTCGGCGGCGCGGGTGGCGCGGCCGGCCGCATCCCCGAGGGGGCGTACGCGCGCGATGCACTGCCGTGGCTCGTCGGGGGCGCGTTCGCGGCCCTCTGCGTGCGCTCGGCCGCTTCGTGGGGGATGGACGCGGTGGCGGCGCGCGGAGCGGTTCGAGTGAAGGCCCAGCTGCGGGCCGCGGCGCTCGACGCCCTCGACGCCCGCTCGCCGCTGCGGGACGCGGGCGCTGCTCAGGACGCGGGCTCCGCTCCGGCCGCGGGCTCTGCTCCGGCCGCGGGCGCCGCTCCGGCCGCGGGCGCCGATCCGGCCGCGAGCTCTGCTGCCGGGCTCGCCACGGTGCTCGGCCGCGGGCTCGACGCGCTCGACGGCTATTTCTCCGGCTACCTGCCGCAACTGATCCTCACCGCCATCGCCACTCCGCTGCTCGTCGCCGCGGTGCTGCTCGCCGACCCCGTGAGCGGCGTCACCGTGCTCATCGTGTTCCCCGTGATCCCGCTGTTCATGATCCTGATCGGTCTCGCCACGCAGGCGGTCCAGGATCGGCAGTGGGCTCAGCTGCAGCGTCTCTCGACCGCCTTCCTCGACGTGGTCTCGGGTCTCGCGACGCTCAAGATCTTCGGCCGCGAGCAGCGCCAGTCGGCGCGGATCGCTCGGGAGACCGACGAGTACCGCTCCCGCACGATGAAGGTGCTGCGGGTGACCTTCCTCTCGGGCTTCGTCCTCGACCTGGCGGGCACCTTCTCCATCGCCCTCGTGGCGGTCACGGTGGGCACTCGCCTCGTGAACGGCGAGTTCCCGCTCGGGCTCGGCCTCTTCGTGCTCCTCCTGCTCCCGGAGGTGTTCATTCCGATCCGCCAGGTGGGCGCGGCCTTCCACGCATCGACCGAGGGGCTCGCGGCCTCGGGCCGCGTGTTCGCGATCATCGAGGACGGCGCCGACCCTTCCCCGGGCCCTGGTGTCCACGCTGCCCCGGGCCCTGGTGTCCATGCTGCCCCGGGCCCTGGTGTCCATGCTGCCCCGGGCCGAGATCCCGATTCTCGTCGTGCACTGTCCGCGGGGGCGACCGAAAATGGGATCTCGGGCCAGATGCGGGCGGAGAGCGTCATACGTTTCGACGAGGTGAGCGTCTCCCGGGGCGGCAGGCGCGTCGTGGGGCCCGTGACGTTCGACGTGGCCGCGGGTGAGGTCGTGGCGCTCTCGGGGCCGTCCGGCGCCGGCAAGTCGACGCTGCTCGCGGCGCTGCTCGGCTTCGTGCCCGTCGCGCAGGGCCGCATCTCGCTCGCGGGCGAGGCGGCGTGGTCGGGGCAGCGCGCGGGCCTGCTCCAGGGTACGATCGCCGAGAACGTCGCGCTCGGATCCGGCCGGCCCGATCCCGAGCTCGTGCGCCGCGCGCTCATCGCCGCGGGCCTGCCGGACGCCGATCCCGACCGCACGCTGGGAGCCTCCGGATCGGGCCTCTCGGGCGGTCAGGCGCAGCGGGTGTCGATCGCCCGAGCGCTCTACCGCGCGTGGACGCGGGACGCTTGCGCCCTGCTGCTCGACGAGCCGAGCTCGGCACTCGACGCCGCGGCCGAGGCGATCCTCTGCCGCGCCCTGCGGTCCGAAGCCGACGCTGGTCGCGCCGTGCTCGTGGTGAGCCATCGGAGGGCGCTGCTCGCCGCCGCCGACCGTGTGGTGCGGATCGAGGCCCCGGCACGGGTGGAGGCAGGTGCATGA